One genomic region from Parerythrobacter aestuarii encodes:
- a CDS encoding anti-sigma factor — protein sequence MADTIALPEDDFLLAGEQSLGVLEGNDGATARRRQLAEPEFAAAVAWWDDRLARMAEAGGSMVPSADVLRGIHAALDKLGDGTVAFEPSTGGPSRWSVAWAALGTAMAAAALVLYVATPGGTGVTPPIEDAAPTPQLVAQLQDENAGRRLASVIDPDARRLALRLEGLDPEVGQIAELWVIPADGVPRSLGEIPGSGTFQRELSDVEAGLLVAGSALAVTFERDEGIRHEAPSPPILLVGVLDEV from the coding sequence GTGGCTGATACGATCGCCTTGCCCGAAGACGACTTCCTGCTTGCCGGCGAGCAGTCGCTGGGCGTGCTCGAAGGCAACGATGGCGCGACGGCTCGGCGCCGCCAGCTGGCCGAGCCCGAGTTCGCTGCAGCCGTGGCCTGGTGGGACGATCGGCTGGCACGCATGGCCGAGGCCGGTGGGTCGATGGTCCCTTCGGCTGACGTACTGCGCGGCATCCATGCCGCGCTCGACAAGCTCGGCGATGGCACTGTCGCCTTCGAGCCGTCCACAGGCGGGCCTTCCCGTTGGAGCGTGGCGTGGGCGGCACTGGGTACGGCCATGGCTGCTGCCGCGCTCGTCCTTTATGTGGCGACACCCGGCGGTACCGGTGTCACCCCGCCAATCGAGGATGCCGCGCCTACGCCGCAGCTGGTTGCGCAGTTGCAGGACGAAAACGCCGGACGGCGCCTTGCCAGTGTGATCGATCCCGACGCCCGCCGCCTGGCCCTGCGGCTGGAAGGTCTCGATCCGGAAGTAGGGCAGATCGCCGAACTCTGGGTCATCCCGGCTGACGGGGTCCCCCGTTCGTTGGGCGAAATCCCCGGAAGCGGCACATTCCAACGCGAACTGAGCGATGTTGAGGCCGGCCTGCTCGTGGCCGGATCTGCGCTTGCCGTGACCTTCGAACGCGATGAGGGCATTCGCCACGAAGCGCCGTCGCCGCCGATCCTGCTGGTGGGTGTGCTGGACGAGGTCTGA
- a CDS encoding sigma-70 family RNA polymerase sigma factor, which translates to MSEARREALRLAMAGMAAGDRAALDTVYEMTSGKLFATIVRIVRMRERAEDLLQETYIKAWQRAGRFDPAKGSPITWLCTLARNTALSDLRRDGRLGEEASDELPEIADDARPQDDWLCDVEDAEALQRCLETLQDDHRRSIRLAFFDGLTHSELASKVDAPLGTIKSWIRRGLSGLKGCLGG; encoded by the coding sequence ATGAGCGAAGCGCGTCGCGAGGCTCTGAGGCTTGCCATGGCCGGCATGGCTGCGGGAGACCGCGCCGCGCTCGACACCGTCTATGAAATGACCTCGGGCAAGCTGTTTGCGACCATCGTGCGCATAGTCCGCATGCGCGAGCGGGCCGAAGACCTGTTGCAGGAAACCTATATCAAGGCGTGGCAGCGCGCGGGGCGGTTCGACCCGGCCAAAGGCAGCCCGATTACGTGGCTCTGCACTCTCGCTCGCAACACGGCGCTGAGCGATTTGCGGCGAGACGGGCGGCTAGGCGAAGAGGCAAGCGACGAACTCCCTGAAATCGCCGACGATGCGAGGCCGCAGGATGACTGGCTGTGCGATGTCGAGGATGCCGAGGCACTGCAACGCTGCCTGGAAACATTACAGGACGATCATCGCCGTTCGATCCGTCTGGCATTCTTCGACGGGCTGACACACTCGGAACTCGCAAGCAAGGTCGATGCCCCGCTCGGTACTATCAAGAGCTGGATCCGGCGCGGCCTGTCCGGCCTGAAAGGCTGCCTCGGTGGCTGA
- the rimO gene encoding 30S ribosomal protein S12 methylthiotransferase RimO, which produces MATTTSLIPDQKKVGMVSLGCPKALVDSERILTRLRADGYAMSPDYAGADVVLVNTCGFLDSAKEESLAAIGEAIAENGRVIVTGCMGEEADAIRAAHPSVLAITGAHQYEAVVEAVHEHAPPSQGPFIDLIPQPDVKLTPRHYSYLKISEGCNHSCAFCIIPDLRGKLASRRVDAVLREAEKLVAAGTKELLVISQDTSAYGVDTRHEPRQWKGREVRAHMTDLARELGQLDTGDGTPPWVRLHYVYPYPHVDAVIPLMAEGLLTPYLDIPFQHASPKVLKAMKRPANEAKVLERLKGWRAICPDIAVRSSFVVGFPGETEEDFQYLLDWLEEAQLDRVGAFRFEPVEGAQANALPDPVPEELKEERYVRIMEVTERISAAKLQAKVGKTLPVIIDEIGEPDEDGDIGATGRSQADAPEIDGAVYLRNVPATLGAGEIVSVEVEDADAHDLYGVIA; this is translated from the coding sequence ATGGCTACCACCACTTCCCTGATCCCCGACCAGAAGAAAGTCGGCATGGTTTCCCTCGGCTGCCCCAAGGCGCTGGTCGATTCCGAGCGCATCCTTACGCGGCTGCGCGCCGATGGCTATGCCATGAGCCCCGATTATGCCGGGGCCGACGTGGTGTTGGTTAACACCTGCGGTTTCCTGGACAGCGCCAAGGAAGAGAGCCTTGCGGCCATTGGTGAAGCCATTGCCGAGAACGGCCGCGTGATCGTGACCGGCTGCATGGGGGAGGAAGCCGACGCCATCCGCGCTGCACATCCGAGCGTGCTTGCGATCACCGGGGCGCATCAGTACGAGGCTGTGGTCGAGGCGGTCCATGAACACGCGCCGCCCTCGCAGGGGCCGTTTATCGACCTGATCCCGCAGCCGGACGTGAAGCTCACACCAAGACACTACAGCTATTTGAAGATCAGCGAAGGCTGCAATCACTCCTGCGCCTTCTGCATCATCCCGGACCTGCGCGGGAAACTCGCCAGCCGCCGCGTGGATGCAGTGCTGCGCGAGGCGGAGAAGCTGGTCGCAGCGGGCACGAAAGAACTGCTGGTGATCAGCCAGGACACCTCGGCCTATGGTGTCGATACCCGCCACGAACCGCGGCAGTGGAAGGGCCGCGAGGTCCGCGCGCACATGACCGACCTTGCTCGCGAACTGGGCCAGCTCGACACGGGTGACGGCACGCCGCCATGGGTGCGGCTGCATTATGTCTATCCCTATCCGCATGTCGACGCGGTCATCCCGCTGATGGCGGAGGGGCTGCTGACGCCCTATCTCGATATCCCGTTCCAGCACGCCAGCCCCAAGGTGCTGAAGGCCATGAAGCGCCCGGCCAACGAGGCCAAGGTACTCGAACGGCTCAAGGGCTGGCGCGCGATCTGCCCGGACATCGCGGTCCGCTCGAGCTTCGTCGTCGGCTTCCCCGGCGAGACCGAGGAGGACTTCCAGTACCTGCTCGACTGGCTCGAGGAAGCGCAGCTCGACCGCGTCGGCGCCTTCCGCTTCGAACCGGTCGAAGGGGCACAGGCCAATGCTCTGCCCGACCCGGTTCCCGAGGAGCTCAAGGAAGAGCGCTACGTCCGGATCATGGAAGTGACTGAGCGGATCAGCGCCGCCAAGCTGCAGGCCAAGGTCGGCAAGACACTGCCTGTCATTATCGACGAGATCGGCGAGCCCGACGAAGATGGCGATATCGGTGCGACAGGCCGCAGCCAGGCCGATGCGCCGGAGATCGACGGCGCGGTCTACCTGCGCAATGTCCCGGCGACGCTAGGGGCAGGCGAGATTGTCAGTGTCGAAGTCGAAGATGCCGATGCGCATGACCTCTACGGGGTCATTGCCTAA
- a CDS encoding DUF1761 domain-containing protein → MGDMSLLTILLAGVAFFVVGAIWYGVLFGKAWQAAAGLSDDDVQSGNMPLIFGLTLAFELLIALVLAHQFAMTGASDRAIMMISVGFGAFVMTPAIGINYLYQRKSGKLFAIDAGHFIVGMAAMGGVFALMN, encoded by the coding sequence ATGGGTGATATGAGCTTGCTGACGATCCTGCTGGCCGGGGTGGCATTCTTCGTGGTTGGAGCGATCTGGTACGGCGTGTTGTTCGGAAAAGCATGGCAGGCTGCCGCCGGTCTTAGCGATGACGATGTACAGAGTGGCAATATGCCGCTGATCTTCGGACTAACACTGGCATTCGAACTGCTGATCGCGCTGGTACTGGCGCACCAGTTTGCAATGACCGGTGCCAGCGACCGGGCCATCATGATGATCTCGGTCGGCTTCGGCGCTTTCGTGATGACCCCGGCGATCGGGATCAATTATTTGTACCAGCGCAAAAGCGGCAAACTGTTCGCTATTGATGCCGGACATTTCATTGTGGGTATGGCAGCGATGGGCGGGGTGTTTGCGCTGATGAACTGA
- a CDS encoding potassium channel family protein produces MSKQLETIGAGRRKRLARGPRFKPLRRAVRIPVWGDLGIRVGLALGLIMLVIMIHWWDRDGLVDNLDGEVSFLDVIYFTMISITTTGFGDIAPISDRARLVEAVIVTPVRFAVLFIFVGTAYNFIIKRSWEKWRMARIQEQLSDHVVVLGFGVSGSEAVSELIERGTDPSKIVVIDPSEERVGSAERLGCNVMAADATRDDTLEAVRIREASNVLVSAGRDDTSILIVLTVRHLAPNVPISVVVRADDNEFLAKQAGADNVINPVRFTGLLLAGSAKGAHIADYMADLASVTGKVQLVEREVKPDEIGKPLAESCGKGIGLRIYRDGKPHGYWEEECAGLQSGDIIVEVIPSNNGD; encoded by the coding sequence ATGAGCAAGCAACTGGAAACGATCGGGGCCGGCAGGCGCAAGCGTTTGGCACGTGGGCCGCGTTTCAAGCCCTTGCGCCGGGCCGTAAGGATCCCTGTCTGGGGCGACCTCGGCATCCGCGTCGGCCTTGCCCTCGGACTTATCATGCTGGTCATCATGATCCACTGGTGGGATCGCGACGGGCTGGTCGACAATCTCGATGGGGAAGTGAGCTTCCTCGACGTGATCTATTTCACCATGATCTCCATCACCACCACCGGGTTCGGCGACATCGCCCCGATCAGCGATCGGGCACGGCTGGTCGAAGCGGTGATCGTGACCCCGGTCCGTTTCGCCGTGCTCTTCATCTTCGTCGGCACAGCCTATAATTTCATCATCAAACGCAGTTGGGAGAAGTGGCGCATGGCCCGCATCCAGGAACAGCTATCGGACCATGTCGTGGTGCTGGGCTTCGGCGTATCCGGCTCGGAAGCGGTCAGCGAATTGATCGAGCGCGGCACCGACCCGAGCAAGATCGTGGTCATCGACCCCAGTGAAGAGCGCGTGGGATCGGCAGAGCGGCTCGGCTGCAATGTAATGGCCGCCGATGCTACTCGCGATGATACGCTGGAGGCGGTCCGCATCCGCGAGGCATCCAACGTGCTGGTGTCTGCCGGGCGGGACGACACTTCGATACTCATCGTGCTGACAGTGCGCCACCTTGCGCCCAATGTCCCGATCAGCGTCGTCGTGCGTGCCGACGACAATGAATTCCTCGCCAAGCAGGCCGGTGCCGACAATGTCATCAACCCGGTTCGCTTCACAGGCCTATTGCTCGCTGGAAGCGCCAAGGGTGCCCACATCGCCGACTATATGGCCGACCTCGCCAGCGTCACCGGCAAGGTCCAGCTGGTGGAGCGCGAGGTAAAACCGGACGAAATCGGCAAGCCGCTGGCCGAAAGCTGCGGCAAGGGCATTGGCCTGAGAATCTATCGCGACGGCAAGCCGCATGGATACTGGGAAGAAGAATGCGCCGGCTTGCAGTCCGGCGACATCATCGTCGAAGTGATCCCTTCGAACAACGGCGACTGA